In Arcobacter sp. CECT 8983, a single window of DNA contains:
- a CDS encoding NAD(P)/FAD-dependent oxidoreductase, with the protein MINRRHFNKILVGSVALSFAACSSITNVSLPKDRKRVIVVGGGFGGATAAKYLKKFSPETEVILIEQNKEYYTCPFGNTVIAGINDIDYIKHDYKILESKYKVKVIHEKVKKLDGATNSVILENGDKIPYHKAIVSPGIDFKYEKGYVKGSEQFAPHAYKAGAQTTLLREQLEGMQDGGTYVMVAPANPFRCPPGPYERVSLVAHYLKTHKPNSKIIILDQKNSFSKQGLFQEGWENLYRDMIEWRSVEFGGKVLSVDPKRKEVTTEDEVVKADVLNYIPAQKAGQLAFDSGLTKGDWCPINTKTFESKLVKNIHVIGDATIARSMPKSGFSANSQGKVAALQITRLLKNKPVVNPPKLANTCYSLIAPNYGITVAAVYEAHEDGIKAIPEAGGLSPMGADPSFRALEAEYAVGWYQNQTADMFR; encoded by the coding sequence ATGATAAATAGAAGACATTTTAATAAAATACTTGTAGGATCAGTTGCACTTTCATTTGCTGCTTGCAGTAGTATAACTAATGTATCTTTACCAAAAGACAGAAAAAGAGTTATTGTAGTTGGTGGAGGTTTTGGTGGAGCTACTGCTGCTAAATACTTAAAAAAATTCTCCCCTGAAACAGAAGTAATTTTAATTGAACAAAATAAAGAATATTATACTTGTCCTTTTGGTAATACTGTAATTGCAGGAATAAATGATATTGATTATATAAAACATGACTATAAAATATTAGAAAGTAAATATAAAGTAAAAGTTATCCATGAAAAAGTAAAAAAACTTGATGGAGCAACAAACTCTGTTATTTTAGAAAATGGAGATAAGATTCCTTATCATAAAGCTATTGTTTCTCCAGGAATAGATTTCAAATACGAAAAAGGTTATGTTAAAGGTTCAGAACAGTTTGCACCACATGCATATAAAGCAGGTGCACAAACAACACTTTTAAGAGAACAGCTTGAAGGTATGCAAGATGGAGGAACATATGTTATGGTTGCACCAGCTAATCCATTTAGATGTCCTCCTGGCCCATATGAAAGAGTCTCATTAGTTGCTCATTATTTAAAAACTCATAAACCAAACTCTAAAATCATAATCTTAGATCAAAAAAATAGCTTCTCTAAACAAGGTTTATTCCAAGAGGGATGGGAAAACTTATATCGAGATATGATTGAATGGAGAAGTGTTGAATTTGGAGGAAAAGTTTTATCTGTTGACCCTAAAAGAAAAGAAGTAACAACAGAAGATGAAGTTGTAAAAGCAGATGTCCTTAACTATATTCCAGCACAAAAAGCAGGACAACTTGCTTTTGATTCTGGACTTACAAAAGGTGATTGGTGCCCAATAAATACGAAAACTTTTGAATCAAAACTTGTAAAAAATATACATGTAATAGGTGATGCAACAATTGCAAGAAGTATGCCAAAATCTGGTTTTTCTGCTAATTCTCAAGGGAAAGTTGCTGCACTACAGATTACAAGATTATTAAAAAATAAACCTGTAGTAAACCCACCAAAACTAGCAAATACTTGTTATAGTTTAATTGCGCCAAATTATGGAATTACAGTTGCTGCTGTTTATGAAGCCCATGAAGATGGAATTAAAGCAATTCCTGAAGCTGGAGGATTAAGTCCTATGGGAGCTGACCCATCGTTTAGAGCATTAGAAGCTGAATATGCTGTAGGTTGGTACCAAAACCAAACTGCTGATATGTTTAGATAA
- a CDS encoding YaaA family protein produces the protein MKILLAPAEAKNSGGENKPFCKENFFLDELFEKREEIFNAYEKYVSSLTIEELSKWFGLKKLDEVEKYKESLKNKPTMKAINRYDGVAFDALAYSSLDEKAQNYIDENVLLFSNLFGPIKANDLIPDYKYKQGAKLPNINVEKFYLENFTDSLDDFIVDEVIDLRAGFYEKFYKIKKANVLTFKFIKDGKVVSHWAKFYRGKLLQEIAKNDIKNHSEFMQMQIPGLKLEEIQEKKNVKLLIMSIKD, from the coding sequence ATGAAGATTTTATTAGCTCCAGCAGAAGCAAAAAATAGTGGTGGAGAAAACAAACCTTTTTGTAAAGAGAACTTTTTTTTAGATGAATTGTTTGAAAAAAGAGAAGAGATTTTTAATGCATATGAAAAGTATGTATCAAGTTTAACAATAGAAGAGTTATCAAAATGGTTTGGATTAAAAAAACTAGATGAAGTGGAAAAATACAAAGAGAGTCTAAAAAATAAACCAACAATGAAAGCTATCAACAGATATGATGGAGTTGCTTTTGATGCTTTAGCTTATTCTTCATTAGATGAAAAAGCACAAAATTATATAGATGAAAATGTATTACTATTTTCAAATCTTTTTGGACCAATAAAAGCAAATGATCTAATCCCTGATTATAAGTATAAACAAGGAGCAAAGCTTCCTAATATAAATGTAGAAAAATTTTACTTAGAAAACTTTACAGATAGTTTGGATGATTTTATTGTTGATGAGGTTATTGATTTAAGAGCAGGGTTCTATGAGAAGTTTTATAAAATAAAAAAAGCAAATGTTTTAACATTTAAATTTATAAAAGATGGGAAAGTTGTATCTCATTGGGCTAAGTTTTACAGAGGAAAACTTTTACAAGAAATTGCAAAAAATGATATAAAAAATCATAGTGAGTTTATGCAAATGCAAATTCCAGGTTTAAAACTTGAAGAGATTCAGGAAAAGAAAAATGTAAAACTACTTATAATGAGTATAAAGGATTAA
- a CDS encoding YchJ family protein: MKISGNSFCPCGSLKKYKKCCRLFHFGETPLTALDLMKSRYSAFVANNQDYIILTTHRDNADYTTDIESWKNSINNFSKYSDFKKLEILDFIDGEEVSYVTFKATIFQGAIDSSFVEKSKFLKVDGKWLYHSGEFVQ, from the coding sequence ATGAAAATTTCTGGGAATTCTTTTTGTCCTTGCGGGAGTTTAAAGAAATATAAAAAATGCTGTAGACTATTTCACTTTGGTGAAACTCCTTTAACTGCATTAGATTTAATGAAATCAAGATATAGTGCTTTTGTTGCAAATAATCAAGACTATATAATTTTAACTACTCATAGAGATAATGCAGATTATACAACTGATATTGAAAGTTGGAAAAACTCAATAAACAATTTTTCAAAGTATAGTGACTTTAAAAAGTTAGAGATATTAGACTTTATTGATGGTGAAGAGGTATCTTATGTAACTTTTAAAGCCACTATATTTCAAGGTGCTATAGATTCTTCTTTTGTGGAAAAAAGTAAATTCCTAAAAGTAGATGGGAAATGGTTATATCATAGTGGAGAATTTGTACAATAA
- a CDS encoding helix-hairpin-helix domain-containing protein has product MKKIFLGLMLSCAFLFASINLNSASKEELMQIKGIGEKKASMIIDFRKKQKINNPEDLLILKGFGKGLVENIQKDIKVKGAKK; this is encoded by the coding sequence ATGAAAAAAATTTTTTTAGGATTAATGTTGAGTTGTGCATTTTTATTTGCATCAATTAACTTAAATAGTGCAAGTAAAGAGGAGTTGATGCAGATAAAAGGAATAGGGGAGAAAAAGGCTTCAATGATAATTGACTTTAGAAAAAAACAAAAAATTAATAACCCAGAAGATTTATTGATTTTAAAAGGTTTTGGAAAAGGCTTAGTTGAAAATATCCAAAAGGATATAAAAGTTAAAGGTGCTAAAAAGTAG
- a CDS encoding DUF695 domain-containing protein, producing MVINEDKWELVTTDSINQLLRVKKDIDLEGYETLVVVKHNFHVADDIMFPDPACLSFFTAFEKNHLEKLEEEGFLKLCAVDIKEGLIQFYIYCKDYEQTIEKLIEFLKTNNLYECEFEVVIEDKGARLRSLI from the coding sequence ATGGTAATAAATGAAGACAAATGGGAATTAGTGACAACTGATAGTATAAATCAATTATTAAGAGTTAAAAAAGATATTGATTTAGAAGGCTATGAGACTTTAGTAGTAGTAAAACATAACTTCCATGTGGCAGATGATATTATGTTTCCAGATCCAGCTTGTCTATCGTTTTTTACAGCATTCGAAAAAAATCATTTGGAAAAACTTGAAGAAGAAGGATTTTTAAAACTTTGTGCAGTTGATATAAAAGAAGGTCTTATACAGTTTTATATCTATTGTAAAGATTATGAACAAACTATTGAAAAGCTAATTGAGTTTTTAAAAACAAATAATTTGTATGAATGTGAATTTGAAGTAGTTATTGAAGACAAAGGTGCTAGATTAAGAAGTTTAATCTAG
- the ung gene encoding uracil-DNA glycosylase encodes MNTWDDILNIEKNKDYYKNLENSLEQEYATKKIFPPKELIFNAFEKTPLKDLKVVILGQDPYHGEGQAQGFSFSTPKEIKNPPSMQNILKEIKQDLGNDSICLDGDLTPWAKQGVLLLNAILTVEEAKPKSHHKMGWEIFTDNIIKYISASCEGIVFILWGAPAIKKRKLIDETKHYILTAPHPSPLSSYRGFFGCKHFSKTNEILKQNNKEQIQW; translated from the coding sequence ATGAATACATGGGATGATATTTTAAATATTGAAAAAAATAAAGATTATTATAAAAATTTAGAAAACTCTTTAGAACAAGAGTACGCGACAAAAAAGATTTTTCCTCCAAAGGAGTTGATATTTAATGCTTTTGAAAAGACGCCTTTAAAGGATTTAAAAGTAGTCATTTTAGGTCAAGACCCTTATCATGGAGAAGGGCAAGCACAAGGTTTCTCTTTTTCAACTCCAAAGGAGATTAAAAATCCTCCTTCTATGCAAAATATTTTAAAAGAGATAAAGCAGGATTTAGGAAATGACTCTATTTGTTTAGATGGAGATTTAACCCCTTGGGCAAAACAAGGAGTTCTTTTATTAAATGCAATTCTTACAGTTGAAGAAGCAAAACCTAAATCTCATCACAAAATGGGTTGGGAAATTTTTACAGACAATATAATTAAATATATCTCAGCTTCTTGTGAAGGTATAGTTTTTATACTTTGGGGAGCTCCTGCTATTAAAAAAAGAAAACTAATTGATGAAACAAAACATTATATTTTAACAGCGCCTCATCCAAGCCCTTTATCTTCTTATAGAGGATTTTTTGGATGTAAACACTTTTCAAAAACAAATGAGATTTTAAAACAAAACAATAAAGAGCAAATACAATGGTAA
- a CDS encoding YbfB/YjiJ family MFS transporter → MKPYIKSIIASFLVILACLGFGRFSFGMVLPNLQESLFLNSSQVGFIGTANFIGYFIGIFFANYLYRKTSTHKLIFTTILLQAFFMFLMTLTKEYKLVSFFYSISGFFSAISNIAIMAYISNVMPTNVRGKALGIIVGASGLAIVLSGQIVPFTQDIVKEVPWETAWIIFCLILVFVAFFSQPGIKKHAAHNISELTFKTKEFISTTTFWKIAFVYMVFGFTYSIYVTFFVSAVMQKYELSTHISGNFWTLLGFMSIFSGFLFGSLADKIGAYKTLIFVYLLQTIAHGSLAFPLPSFSIWISVILFGISVWSIPSLVALLCSIEFHGNKTSKVFSLITILFAICQAFGPLVAGVIHDITKDYSNIFIITSLLALITVFISFIFSKDKISSKITEE, encoded by the coding sequence TTGAAACCTTATATAAAATCAATTATTGCATCATTTTTAGTAATCTTAGCCTGCTTAGGTTTCGGAAGATTCTCTTTTGGAATGGTTTTGCCAAATTTACAAGAAAGTCTTTTTCTTAACTCTTCACAAGTTGGTTTTATAGGAACAGCAAACTTTATTGGCTACTTTATTGGAATATTTTTTGCAAACTACTTATATAGAAAAACTTCTACACATAAACTAATTTTTACAACTATTTTACTACAAGCATTTTTTATGTTTTTAATGACATTAACAAAAGAATATAAACTTGTTTCATTTTTCTACTCAATTAGTGGTTTCTTTTCTGCTATTTCAAATATTGCAATTATGGCTTATATTTCAAATGTCATGCCAACGAATGTTCGAGGAAAGGCTTTAGGAATAATAGTAGGTGCAAGTGGCTTAGCTATAGTTTTAAGTGGTCAAATAGTTCCTTTTACCCAAGATATTGTAAAAGAAGTACCTTGGGAAACTGCATGGATAATCTTTTGTTTAATTCTTGTTTTTGTTGCTTTCTTTTCACAACCTGGAATCAAAAAACATGCAGCACATAATATAAGTGAGCTAACATTTAAAACTAAAGAGTTCATTTCTACAACAACTTTTTGGAAAATTGCATTTGTTTATATGGTATTTGGTTTTACTTACTCTATATATGTAACTTTTTTTGTAAGTGCTGTAATGCAAAAATATGAACTTTCAACACATATTTCAGGTAACTTTTGGACTCTACTTGGATTTATGAGTATTTTCTCAGGTTTTTTATTTGGAAGCTTAGCTGATAAAATAGGAGCATACAAAACTTTAATCTTTGTATATCTTTTACAAACTATTGCCCATGGATCTTTAGCATTTCCTTTACCATCTTTTTCTATTTGGATATCAGTAATTTTATTTGGGATATCTGTTTGGAGTATTCCTTCTCTTGTAGCTTTACTTTGTTCAATAGAGTTTCATGGAAACAAAACATCAAAAGTTTTTTCCCTAATAACTATTCTTTTTGCAATTTGCCAAGCCTTTGGACCTTTAGTGGCTGGAGTTATTCACGATATTACAAAAGATTATTCAAATATATTTATTATTACTTCACTTTTAGCATTAATTACAGTTTTTATCTCTTTTATATTTTCAAAAGATAAAATATCTTCTAAAATAACAGAAGAATAA
- a CDS encoding HAD family hydrolase, with translation MKDNGFIFDLDGTLIDSLTDIALCSNIVLKEFGLPTHEISTYKYFVGGGAEVLVNNAIPKDSTKELNKKVLERFKEIYDQELHHNTKPYDGIYDLLDLLIENQIKVAILSNKPHEFTVKYVKEFFPKYSNILEVHGSKKDVPKKPHPRAALDIASALDLKCEKIYFVGDSDVDMQTAKRANMKAVGVAWGFRGPKELIENGADHIVQTPVDIFNLLK, from the coding sequence TTGAAAGACAATGGTTTTATATTTGACTTAGATGGTACCCTAATTGATTCTTTAACAGATATTGCACTTTGCTCAAATATTGTTTTAAAAGAGTTTGGATTACCAACCCATGAAATCTCAACTTATAAGTATTTTGTTGGCGGTGGAGCAGAGGTTTTAGTAAATAATGCTATTCCAAAAGATTCAACTAAAGAGTTAAATAAAAAAGTTCTAGAAAGATTTAAAGAGATATATGACCAAGAACTACATCACAATACAAAACCTTATGATGGTATTTATGACTTATTAGACCTTTTAATAGAAAACCAAATAAAAGTAGCTATTTTATCAAATAAACCCCATGAATTTACAGTAAAGTATGTTAAAGAGTTTTTCCCAAAATATTCAAATATTTTAGAAGTACATGGCTCAAAAAAAGATGTTCCTAAAAAACCTCACCCTAGAGCAGCATTAGATATTGCATCTGCTTTAGATTTAAAATGTGAAAAAATCTATTTTGTGGGAGATAGTGATGTGGATATGCAAACTGCAAAAAGAGCAAATATGAAAGCAGTAGGTGTAGCTTGGGGATTTAGAGGTCCAAAAGAATTAATAGAAAATGGAGCAGACCATATAGTGCAAACTCCTGTGGATATCTTTAACTTATTGAAATAG
- a CDS encoding DUF4405 domain-containing protein — translation MSLKKITSLTMLLSIILMTYTGIMLFISPPGRVAKWSNWEILGLGKDEYAQVHSTFMVLFIVATILHIYYNWKPMLSYMKNKAKVLVVFTKEMLVAFVITLLFLVGTLNEISLFSTFIDFGEDIKNSWEQKYEKAPYPHAELDTLEEFALKIDFDLDKSLQILKSKNIEAKAMETLKDIAKNNNTSAQKIFSILSEKQKINIKKSDSLSGLGRKSISEVAKDLEIDTKELISKLKDLGIDAKSDDKFKSLCESVGKTPKEVIKELGF, via the coding sequence ATGAGCCTTAAAAAAATCACTTCATTGACAATGTTATTATCAATAATTCTTATGACTTATACAGGAATTATGCTATTCATCTCTCCTCCTGGCAGAGTTGCAAAATGGTCTAATTGGGAAATATTAGGATTAGGAAAAGATGAATATGCTCAAGTACATTCTACTTTTATGGTTCTATTTATTGTAGCAACAATTTTGCACATATATTATAACTGGAAACCTATGCTTAGTTATATGAAAAATAAAGCTAAAGTCTTAGTTGTATTTACAAAAGAGATGCTTGTTGCTTTTGTGATTACACTACTTTTCTTAGTGGGTACTTTAAATGAAATATCTCTTTTTTCTACTTTCATAGATTTTGGTGAAGATATAAAAAACTCATGGGAACAAAAATATGAAAAAGCACCATATCCTCATGCTGAACTTGATACTTTAGAAGAGTTTGCTTTAAAAATAGATTTTGATTTAGATAAAAGTTTACAGATCTTAAAATCAAAAAATATAGAAGCAAAAGCAATGGAAACTTTAAAAGATATTGCAAAAAACAATAATACAAGTGCACAGAAAATCTTTTCAATATTAAGTGAAAAACAGAAAATAAATATCAAAAAATCTGATTCTCTTAGTGGCTTAGGAAGAAAAAGTATTTCCGAAGTTGCAAAGGATTTAGAAATAGATACAAAAGAATTAATATCTAAATTAAAAGATTTAGGAATAGATGCAAAAAGTGATGATAAGTTTAAAAGTTTATGTGAAAGTGTAGGAAAAACACCTAAAGAAGTAATAAAAGAGTTAGGTTTCTAA
- a CDS encoding rhodanese-like domain-containing protein, which translates to MKLKTIILIFILASSSLFAAEFVNYNKLSAMLKKENKENGTYATTKEVKEALKSKDWLIADVRTMEEWAAAHIKGAVRIGRQAPEKGLALHALDMDDNFIKQNVILVCNSAARASIEAETIRKMGFKQVKVYDLYSWIDECNPVVTKYTVKKDKGGTGLKFGNFYAEHCKEKK; encoded by the coding sequence ATGAAATTAAAAACAATCATCTTAATCTTCATTTTAGCTAGTAGTTCATTGTTTGCAGCAGAGTTTGTAAACTATAACAAATTAAGCGCTATGTTAAAAAAAGAGAATAAAGAAAATGGAACTTACGCAACTACGAAAGAAGTAAAAGAAGCATTAAAATCGAAAGACTGGTTAATAGCAGATGTAAGAACAATGGAAGAATGGGCAGCTGCACATATTAAAGGTGCGGTAAGAATTGGAAGACAAGCACCAGAGAAAGGCTTAGCTTTACATGCTTTAGATATGGATGATAACTTTATAAAACAAAATGTAATTCTTGTTTGCAACTCAGCAGCAAGAGCTTCAATCGAAGCTGAAACTATTAGAAAAATGGGATTTAAACAAGTAAAGGTTTATGACTTATATTCTTGGATTGATGAATGCAATCCTGTAGTTACTAAATATACAGTTAAAAAAGACAAAGGTGGAACTGGTCTTAAATTTGGTAACTTCTATGCAGAACACTGTAAAGAAAAAAAGTAA
- a CDS encoding CNNM domain-containing protein, whose amino-acid sequence MLMTIYFLIAVGVSFLCSILEAVLLSITDSHIELVKKQKHKLGSLMEYQKRNIDFSIAAILTLNTFAHTLGAAGVGAEAAKMFGEEYMFYISAILTILILVFSEIIPKTLGAYYWKGLAGFTTRIIKVLVFITYPILIVMNKITTYITPNKTETMTKEEILATATIAEKKGVLRVKETAMIENLLKLNEIKVKDVFTPRSVVFSVQKNDFLNSFKDKSKVNLEKFKEYSRVPVYDVDIDDIIGVVISKEYFHEMLEDNYENKEDLIKPALRVNENISISKLIDMFLSKKEHLFIVTDNYEQTEGVVTLEDALESLLGAEIVDELDSNVDLREVAKMQMKNARKIGV is encoded by the coding sequence ATGTTAATGACAATATATTTTTTAATAGCAGTTGGAGTTTCTTTCCTTTGCTCTATTTTAGAAGCAGTACTTCTTTCCATTACTGATTCTCATATAGAACTAGTGAAAAAGCAGAAGCATAAGCTAGGCTCTTTAATGGAGTACCAAAAAAGAAATATTGATTTTTCTATTGCTGCTATTCTTACTTTAAATACTTTTGCCCATACCTTAGGTGCAGCAGGAGTTGGTGCAGAAGCTGCAAAAATGTTTGGTGAAGAGTATATGTTTTATATCTCTGCTATTTTAACAATTTTAATTTTAGTGTTTTCAGAAATCATTCCTAAAACTTTAGGTGCGTATTATTGGAAAGGTTTAGCTGGATTTACAACAAGAATTATAAAAGTTTTAGTATTTATTACTTATCCAATTTTAATTGTTATGAATAAAATCACCACATATATAACTCCTAATAAAACTGAAACTATGACAAAAGAAGAAATTCTTGCAACTGCAACAATTGCAGAAAAAAAAGGTGTATTAAGAGTAAAAGAAACGGCAATGATCGAAAACCTTTTAAAACTAAATGAAATAAAAGTAAAAGATGTTTTCACTCCAAGATCTGTTGTTTTTTCTGTACAAAAGAATGATTTTTTAAATAGTTTTAAAGACAAATCAAAAGTTAATTTAGAAAAGTTCAAAGAGTACTCAAGAGTTCCTGTATATGATGTGGATATTGATGATATTATAGGAGTGGTTATTTCTAAAGAGTATTTTCATGAGATGCTTGAAGATAACTATGAAAATAAAGAAGACTTAATCAAACCAGCTTTAAGAGTGAATGAAAATATTTCAATATCAAAACTTATTGATATGTTTTTATCAAAAAAAGAGCACTTATTTATTGTAACTGATAATTATGAGCAAACAGAAGGTGTTGTAACTTTAGAAGATGCATTAGAATCATTGCTTGGAGCTGAGATTGTTGATGAACTTGATAGTAATGTTGATTTAAGAGAAGTTGCAAAAATGCAAATGAAAAATGCAAGAAAGATAGGGGTTTAA
- the dksA gene encoding RNA polymerase-binding protein DksA, whose translation MPKSLNKKQVEEIKSLLIQNKMTIESTLNNLSNEHLNLSEMDLNDEGDFAAASRDYSTDVHIKNQQLRELNLIDHALRKIENGKYTGLCEMCDSEITIRRLRVKPHAMYCIDCRDYIEKEKVKKAV comes from the coding sequence ATGCCAAAAAGTTTAAATAAAAAGCAAGTAGAAGAGATTAAAAGTCTTTTAATACAAAATAAGATGACTATTGAGTCAACACTTAATAATTTGTCAAATGAACATTTAAATTTAAGTGAAATGGATTTAAACGATGAAGGTGATTTTGCTGCTGCAAGTAGAGACTACTCTACAGATGTACACATAAAAAACCAACAATTAAGAGAGTTAAATTTAATAGACCATGCTCTTAGAAAAATTGAAAATGGTAAATATACTGGACTTTGCGAAATGTGTGACTCTGAAATTACAATTAGAAGATTAAGAGTTAAACCTCATGCTATGTATTGTATAGATTGTAGAGATTACATAGAAAAAGAAAAAGTTAAAAAAGCAGTTTAG
- a CDS encoding MarR family winged helix-turn-helix transcriptional regulator: MNYALKDSIAYRLIRSSNSVVNSLNKILSTYGIAIEQRATLEIIKYEPNVNQTKIAQLLGKDKTTISRSLNSLEKKELITRESDTQNDKRSNKIKLTKKGEKILEETLPFVTSFREGLNSKITEEEHKLFFEILDKLEL; the protein is encoded by the coding sequence ATGAATTATGCATTAAAAGACTCTATTGCTTATCGACTTATAAGAAGTTCGAATAGCGTTGTTAATAGTCTAAATAAAATACTTTCAACTTATGGTATTGCTATTGAACAACGGGCTACATTAGAGATTATTAAATATGAACCTAATGTTAATCAAACAAAAATAGCCCAACTTCTAGGTAAAGACAAAACAACTATAAGTCGTTCATTAAACTCTTTAGAAAAAAAAGAGCTTATCACTAGAGAAAGTGATACCCAAAATGACAAAAGAAGCAATAAGATAAAGCTAACGAAAAAAGGTGAAAAAATTTTAGAAGAGACTCTTCCGTTTGTGACTAGTTTTAGGGAAGGTCTAAATTCTAAAATCACAGAAGAAGAGCATAAGCTTTTTTTTGAAATATTAGATAAACTCGAACTCTAA